CGGTTCGGGTGATCGGTTTCATATCAATTTTCGGTTAGACGACAAACGACTCATGGTTTTCAAAACCAACTCATGATTTCCAGGACAAAGGAAATACCCCGATCCCGTCTTAATTGGACAACAAACCCCGTGTTTTGAACCGATTCGGCGTACCGAACGGAGCGATCGCCAAACCAGATAGCGACCAAATCACACAAACTTGCGGCGACGTCTTTCAACAGAAAAAGACTCGAACCAGCAGAACAGCCATCCCCGCAAAACCGCTCGCGCCACCGTCCGCAAACCAGCCATCGACATCACCGTCCAAACAAAAGCGAACAAGATGAACAGAATCAACAGAACTCCCAAGCCCGACAAGATTCACAGGATAAGACCAACGCCAAAGGCCAGAAGTCCCGTCAACACAACGACTGCACCGGGGTCGGCCTCCGTGGAACAGAAGGGCCAAGATCGTGTCTACCGCGACGACTTCCGAACGTCCCTTTCTCTTTTCCCTCGCTCTTTTCCCTCGCTCACTTCCCTCGATTGGGAGGGCTCAAACTGGCGATCCCTAAGTCACCGGTGGTCATTCCGGCAATGCTTGGGACACGGAAGCGAGGTCGATAAGCTTACCTGCCAACTAGCGGCAACCAGACCGACATTTCCGCGGTACCACGGTTGCTCCACGCGTAATACGGAATGAACTGAGTTTCAACTTTTTCCCATTCCCTCTTTTCGAGAGGACGGTACATGGCGGTTCGCTGATCTTTGTAGATCAGCACATCGCCGTTTAGCGTCGTCAGGCCGTCCTTCCATGCTGGGTCTTGAGTCGGCTTCAGTTCTATATCGACCGGAAGATAGACGTCCAGGATGGAGGTGTTATCCGGTAGGTCGGGAGTCTCGAGGCAGTAGACCACCGGGCCGCGTTTGATCGCTGCCTGATTGCGTGTCTCTTCGATCAACGGATGTCCGACCAACAACTTGGGCTCCATCGGCATGTCTAACGTGATCACATCGTTGGCTTTCCAGATCCGTTTGATGGTCGCATACGTGCCCGCCTGTACCGCGATACCCGCATCCGCACCGTTGATTTGCAATGTCGCACCTTCCGCCCATTCGGGAATCCGAAGATGGATACTAAACGCGGTGCCCTTGCATGACTGCACCGTGAGCTGAACCTTCCCGTCCCAAGGGTAGTCCGTTTCCTGCTTCAATTCGAACTGCGAGCCGTCCAGCAATTGCGTGCTCAATTGGTTACCGCCATATAAATTGACCGCGATACCGTTTTCCGAAACGCTGTAAGCCCAACCGGAGACTTTCGCGATTGTCCGAACGAGGTTGGGTGGGCAGCAGAAGCAAGGGATGTACGCCGCACGATTCTCGTAGTCCGTGATGCCCATCTTATTGCTGCACGTTCTTCTCAACGGGTTGGTGTAAAAGTAGTGGGTGCCCTCTTGGCTAATTCCCGACAGCGCACTGTTGTAAAGGACCAATTCCATGATGTCGGCATATTTGGATTCACCGTGGATTCCTAACATCCGATAGCTAAACATCGCATTGCAAATGTTAGCGCAGGTTTCGTTGTAAGCAGTTGCGTTGGGCATTTGATAGTCGGCGATGAATGCTTCATGCACCATGTCAACTTTGGGGGAACTGCCGTGGTGTGTCTGGCCGCAAGCGCCGGTGATGTACATCTTATGATTGACGTAACTGTCCCAGAGACGATCGAGTGCCTTGACCAAAGCCTGTTCGCCAGTTTCAGCGTAAACGTCTGCAGCGCCAGCATAGAAATACAGGGCGAGAACCGCATGGCCGACCGCTTCCTTCGACCTTCGCAGCGGCGTGCGTTCCTGGACCATGTCGCCGATAAACTTGTAGTTGGCCGTGTCATCGGGTGCAACGGGCGACTGGCCCCGCATGTTGATGAACTGTTCCGCTAATTTCAAATACCGTTTGTCCTCGGTGGTGCGGTAAAGCTCGACCAACCCCATGATTTGAGTCTGGTTAAACCCGAACCGGGCGAGTTCTTTAGGTTGCGGTGAAAACAGATCGTATAGGTAGTCAGCGTGCTTGATCGCAATCTTCAAGAAGTTGTCTTTTCCGGTGACGCGATGGTGAATACACGCGCTGGTCAGCAGGTGCCCGCTGTTGTACAGCTCATGCAACTGGCGGTTGGACCAAGCCTCCTTTTCATCATTGATTTGAGTTTGGGTTGAGAGATAGCCGTTGTCCATTTGAGCTTGCCCGATGACATCAATGATCTCGTCAAGTTCCGACAGAATCTTTTGATCGTGATTTTGGGCGTAGATGTAGACGCTGGCCTCCATCCACTTGTAGAAATCTCCGTCATGCCAGTTCATTCCTTGGTGCTCGCCGTCTTTCAAGCCAGCCGCAATTTTGAAGTTGTCGTACGCGAATCCAACATCGCCCTTCAGTAAGGTGCCCATGTGTGGCACCATCACTTGTTCGCAAAGCCGCACCTTGTCGGCCCAAAATCCGCTGGTCCAGCGGCAATCGCCAATGTCAACACTCCGTAGCTTCACGTGCGGGCTGTCGCCGTCGTTGATGATGCCGCGTTGATGTGCATGGGCCAACGGTGTGGCAAACACAATCGCAAGAGTGAATAGGCTGGAAGTAGAGAATCCCATTTTGCTCATTCGATTCGTCCAGTTTCATAGGAAGTAAGCGAGTGACGAAGCAGTGATCGCGTGTGAATTCGAAGTGCCGTCGACTGCTCAGATCGCCATACGATCCACGCCATCCGTTTTCGAAACACGGATCTCACTTACCGACGGTTGATTCGCTTGATCGTTGGATTTTGAAGACACAAGCGAAATCGCAAGGCGGTTGATCAGGGAGTGTTATTTCCAGCCCCTGTGTTGTTCGCTTCCAAGTCAAAGTCCCATCGTATCCCAGCAACTGGACATCAACGATCGGAGTGGAATATCGATCCGTGCTGAATGACTCGATGGTCAACTTGCCGTCTTCCGGCCAGCCTAAAGCGATGGCGTATAGATTACCGCCCTTCGTGGTGAAGCGTATATCCCGACTGGTGAAACCGTTGAACTTAAAATCCGATAGATGCCCGACCGGCGTTTGCGTGGGACCTTCGCCGTACAACAGCCAAGGTCGCGAACCATAAACCGACTCGCCGTTGAGACGCAGCCATTTGCCAATGTCCCGCAGGATTTGTTTTTGTTCGGCCGGGATCGTGCCGTCTGGTCGTGGTGCAATGTTCAGCAACATGCAGCCGTTCTTACTGACGATATCGACCAGGTCATCCACGATGCGATCGGCGGAATAGTATTCCAAATTATTCGCATAGGACCACGAGTTACGCGAAATCGAAGTGTCGGTCAGCCAGGGTTCCGGATAGATGTCCGGCATCCGTGCACGCTCAAGATCGCTGGTAGCCGTCCCCAGCGGCATGTCCGGACGTTTGTAGGTAAGGACAGGCTGTTGTCCGTTTGCCAACGCGTGGTTGTAGTAACCCGCCGCCATCTTCGCCCGGGTTTCTTCAGACAACAACTGCATCCGGTTATCAAACCACAACAGGTCAGGCGAGTATCCCGTAACCACCTCTTCCACCTTGGTGAGCCAGTCTTTTTGGAACGGCATCGACGGCAATGGGTCGGCAACCATGTTGTTGACACCGCCGCCAGGAAGAGGCCGCCCTTGCGCGGTGGCTGGATAACCTGGCCCGTAAAGTGACGAGTACTTGGGATCACTTGCGTCGGTATTTTTGTCCCACGTTGGGTA
The Neorhodopirellula lusitana genome window above contains:
- a CDS encoding glycoside hydrolase family 127 protein translates to MGFSTSSLFTLAIVFATPLAHAHQRGIINDGDSPHVKLRSVDIGDCRWTSGFWADKVRLCEQVMVPHMGTLLKGDVGFAYDNFKIAAGLKDGEHQGMNWHDGDFYKWMEASVYIYAQNHDQKILSELDEIIDVIGQAQMDNGYLSTQTQINDEKEAWSNRQLHELYNSGHLLTSACIHHRVTGKDNFLKIAIKHADYLYDLFSPQPKELARFGFNQTQIMGLVELYRTTEDKRYLKLAEQFINMRGQSPVAPDDTANYKFIGDMVQERTPLRRSKEAVGHAVLALYFYAGAADVYAETGEQALVKALDRLWDSYVNHKMYITGACGQTHHGSSPKVDMVHEAFIADYQMPNATAYNETCANICNAMFSYRMLGIHGESKYADIMELVLYNSALSGISQEGTHYFYTNPLRRTCSNKMGITDYENRAAYIPCFCCPPNLVRTIAKVSGWAYSVSENGIAVNLYGGNQLSTQLLDGSQFELKQETDYPWDGKVQLTVQSCKGTAFSIHLRIPEWAEGATLQINGADAGIAVQAGTYATIKRIWKANDVITLDMPMEPKLLVGHPLIEETRNQAAIKRGPVVYCLETPDLPDNTSILDVYLPVDIELKPTQDPAWKDGLTTLNGDVLIYKDQRTAMYRPLEKREWEKVETQFIPYYAWSNRGTAEMSVWLPLVGR
- a CDS encoding alpha-L-fucosidase, which codes for MPLFWAGLCLTVALTGPVILLTAEEPYQANWESLQNYECPVWFQDAKFGIYAHWGVYSATKGSRNTDWYSRNMYKAGHPNRTEHEANHGPVSEVGYKDLIPLFKAENFDADEWVDLYVEAGARFAGPVGEHADGFAMWDSKVNPWNAVAMGPHRNVVAEMESAVRKRGLKFMVSMHHQWRWGWYPTWDKNTDASDPKYSSLYGPGYPATAQGRPLPGGGVNNMVADPLPSMPFQKDWLTKVEEVVTGYSPDLLWFDNRMQLLSEETRAKMAAGYYNHALANGQQPVLTYKRPDMPLGTATSDLERARMPDIYPEPWLTDTSISRNSWSYANNLEYYSADRIVDDLVDIVSKNGCMLLNIAPRPDGTIPAEQKQILRDIGKWLRLNGESVYGSRPWLLYGEGPTQTPVGHLSDFKFNGFTSRDIRFTTKGGNLYAIALGWPEDGKLTIESFSTDRYSTPIVDVQLLGYDGTLTWKRTTQGLEITLPDQPPCDFACVFKIQRSSESTVGK